One Luteibacter aegosomaticola genomic window carries:
- a CDS encoding methyl-accepting chemotaxis protein, with product MRFPLNHLPTLTLRARLALRLAGTILLLLALWIVGGVQLRQANSRLQSVVGETLAPVANVGRIQNDYNDLLDALVHATLARLPSATDDAVTAIGANRHDIDKQWKELEASGLGQQQKKLVALAAEHRKAADDAVDAVIELLKAEQYDIAPLQLSNDVQSAVGPLKSDFSNLFQLALAGGKAEAEAQQSAVSHGAVFSAVLLAIALLIASVMDIAIIRSLQRRLRQAREVASAIASGTLGAKIDVGRDDEIGQVLASLAAMDAQLGNVVVQVRDRADHVAHVATGIAQGNDALNDRTRTQAEHLEHTSSSMRDMADAVRGGLGHATAANRAVVETRSMTDEGHRVATDAIENMRAIQQSSERMGEVLDLVDQVAFQTNLLALNAAVEAARAGEHGRGFAVVAYEVRELAQRCAGAAKDIRTLITASDEAVQAGVTSVDRASAVLAGIGERVGALSNLVADVMAATQGQTSGIERVNGAIVVIDETTRENAALVEQAASASRAMRESAESLRREVAYFTLEAA from the coding sequence ATGCGCTTCCCCCTGAACCACCTCCCCACGCTCACCCTGCGTGCGCGGCTGGCCCTGCGGCTGGCTGGCACCATCCTGTTGCTCCTCGCCCTCTGGATCGTCGGCGGTGTCCAGCTACGCCAGGCCAATAGCCGCCTGCAGTCCGTTGTCGGCGAGACGCTGGCGCCGGTCGCCAACGTCGGCCGCATCCAGAACGACTACAACGACCTGCTCGACGCGCTCGTTCACGCGACGCTGGCGCGCCTGCCATCGGCGACTGACGATGCGGTCACCGCGATCGGTGCCAACCGCCACGATATCGATAAGCAGTGGAAGGAGCTCGAAGCCAGCGGCCTCGGGCAACAGCAGAAGAAACTCGTGGCGCTGGCTGCCGAACATCGTAAGGCTGCCGACGACGCGGTCGATGCGGTGATCGAGCTGCTTAAAGCCGAGCAATACGACATTGCGCCGCTGCAGCTCTCCAATGACGTGCAGTCGGCCGTTGGCCCGCTGAAGAGCGATTTCTCCAATCTGTTCCAGCTCGCGCTTGCCGGCGGCAAGGCCGAGGCGGAAGCGCAGCAGTCGGCAGTGAGCCACGGTGCGGTGTTCTCTGCGGTGCTTCTCGCGATCGCTTTGCTGATCGCCAGCGTCATGGATATCGCCATCATCCGTTCGCTGCAGCGGCGCCTTCGCCAGGCACGCGAAGTCGCCTCCGCGATCGCGAGCGGCACGCTTGGTGCGAAGATCGACGTCGGTCGCGACGACGAAATCGGCCAGGTGCTCGCGTCGCTGGCCGCGATGGATGCGCAGCTTGGCAATGTGGTGGTGCAGGTGCGCGATCGTGCCGACCACGTCGCGCACGTCGCCACCGGCATCGCCCAGGGCAACGATGCGCTGAACGATCGCACGCGCACGCAGGCGGAACACCTGGAGCACACCTCTTCGTCCATGCGCGACATGGCCGATGCGGTGCGCGGCGGCCTTGGCCACGCGACAGCCGCGAACCGCGCTGTCGTCGAGACGCGCAGCATGACCGACGAGGGCCACCGCGTGGCGACCGATGCCATCGAGAACATGCGCGCCATCCAGCAGAGCAGCGAGCGTATGGGCGAAGTGCTGGATCTGGTCGACCAGGTGGCGTTCCAGACCAACCTGCTGGCGCTCAACGCCGCGGTGGAAGCCGCGCGCGCGGGCGAGCATGGCCGCGGCTTCGCCGTGGTCGCCTACGAAGTGCGTGAGCTGGCCCAGCGCTGCGCAGGGGCGGCGAAAGATATCCGCACGCTGATCACGGCAAGCGATGAAGCCGTGCAGGCCGGCGTGACTTCGGTGGATCGTGCGAGCGCCGTGCTCGCTGGTATCGGTGAGCGGGTCGGTGCGCTGTCAAACCTCGTCGCCGACGTGATGGCTGCCACGCAAGGCCAGACCAGCGGCATCGAACGAGTGAATGGCGCCATCGTGGTGATCGACGAAACCACCCGCGAAAACGCGGCCCTCGTCGAACAAGCCGCCTCCGCCAGTCGCGCCATGCGCGAAAGCGCCGAAAGCCTCCGTCGCGAAGTGGCCTACTTCACCCTCGAAGCCGCCTAA
- a CDS encoding GGDEF domain-containing protein, with protein sequence MPTSQYPSGREPSPIEQVLSGDALSAVFQPVIRLADGDLVAYEGLIRCNLPQLDLTPTDLLDLARTRGRLGEFELTAARRVAERFVELGLEGRLLVNLSAQAVMNEGVAAEDVIAALSVPGLDLGRVTIELTERDIVENAARLAHALGFLRARGVRVALDDFGNGHSNFEMWNEVHPEVVKIDRYLINGLAHSAERLAIVRALCSVAETLGADLVGEGVEDEADLHMLRELGIPYAQGFLVARPSAEPAATIPEHVAAALRRAHVPVPPRPSGPVSARPLTAGHMLIDAPAVAPRESNDEVADIFATHPRLHAVAVVDAGVPVGIINRRTFTERMAQPFARELFGRKPCTSFMHAEPLLCDEEMPLQSMADILRGEDQRYLSDGFIITSAGHYLGLGTGEALVRRVTEIRVEAARYANPLTFLPGNLPVTEHIERLLAAGRPFAAAYFDLDNFKPFNDQYGYFRGDEMIRLLASVLTGDLRHDADFVGHIGGDDFMVVFQGGDWATRCDDMRRRFNAMSGNLFDDADRERGGIESDDRHGHRRFFPITTVAVGVAWYAESFPADAESVASLAASAKRLAKSDGLGMHVVTWQNDESVLASRHIQAIEIKE encoded by the coding sequence ATGCCCACCAGCCAGTACCCCAGCGGCCGCGAGCCGTCGCCGATCGAGCAGGTCCTCTCCGGGGACGCGCTCTCGGCTGTCTTCCAGCCGGTGATCCGGCTCGCCGATGGGGATCTGGTGGCTTACGAGGGCCTGATACGCTGCAACCTGCCGCAGCTCGACCTCACCCCCACCGACCTGCTCGACCTCGCCCGTACCCGTGGGCGCCTTGGCGAATTCGAACTGACCGCGGCACGGCGCGTCGCCGAACGCTTCGTGGAGCTGGGGCTCGAAGGCCGGTTACTGGTCAACCTCAGCGCCCAGGCAGTGATGAACGAAGGCGTTGCGGCTGAAGATGTGATCGCGGCGCTCTCCGTGCCCGGCCTCGACCTGGGCCGTGTCACGATCGAGCTGACCGAACGCGACATCGTGGAGAACGCCGCGCGGCTTGCGCATGCGCTCGGCTTTCTCCGCGCGCGCGGTGTGCGCGTGGCACTCGATGACTTCGGCAACGGTCATTCGAATTTCGAAATGTGGAACGAGGTCCACCCGGAGGTCGTGAAGATCGATCGCTACCTCATTAATGGACTCGCCCACAGCGCGGAACGCCTGGCGATCGTGCGTGCACTGTGTTCGGTCGCGGAAACGCTCGGCGCAGACCTCGTCGGCGAAGGCGTGGAAGACGAAGCCGACCTGCACATGCTGCGCGAGCTCGGCATCCCCTACGCACAAGGCTTTCTCGTGGCCCGGCCTTCCGCCGAGCCTGCCGCGACGATCCCGGAGCACGTGGCTGCCGCGTTGAGGCGCGCGCATGTACCGGTGCCCCCGCGCCCCAGTGGTCCTGTTTCGGCACGTCCGCTGACGGCGGGCCACATGCTGATCGATGCGCCTGCCGTGGCACCGCGTGAAAGCAATGATGAAGTGGCGGATATCTTCGCTACCCATCCGCGACTGCACGCCGTGGCCGTCGTGGACGCCGGCGTGCCCGTCGGCATCATCAACCGGCGTACCTTCACCGAACGCATGGCGCAGCCCTTTGCGCGCGAGCTGTTTGGCCGCAAGCCCTGCACCAGCTTCATGCACGCCGAGCCGTTGCTATGCGATGAAGAGATGCCGCTGCAAAGCATGGCGGACATTCTTCGCGGCGAAGACCAGCGCTACCTCAGCGATGGCTTCATCATCACCTCGGCCGGCCATTACCTTGGCCTCGGCACCGGCGAAGCATTGGTGCGGCGGGTGACGGAGATTCGCGTGGAAGCCGCGCGCTACGCGAATCCCTTGACCTTCCTGCCCGGCAACCTGCCCGTCACTGAACACATCGAGCGCCTGCTCGCGGCAGGCCGCCCGTTCGCGGCGGCCTATTTCGACCTCGACAACTTCAAGCCCTTCAACGACCAGTACGGCTACTTCCGCGGCGACGAGATGATCCGCCTGCTCGCGAGCGTGCTTACGGGAGACCTGCGCCACGACGCGGATTTCGTCGGCCACATCGGCGGCGACGATTTCATGGTGGTGTTCCAGGGCGGTGACTGGGCCACGCGTTGCGACGATATGCGCCGGCGGTTCAATGCGATGTCCGGCAACCTGTTCGACGACGCCGACCGCGAGCGCGGTGGCATCGAAAGCGACGACCGCCATGGCCATCGTCGCTTCTTCCCGATCACGACCGTGGCCGTCGGTGTGGCGTGGTACGCCGAGAGTTTTCCCGCAGATGCGGAATCCGTGGCGAGCCTCGCCGCCTCGGCCAAGCGACTCGCGAAAAGCGACGGGCTCGGCATGCATGTCGTGACGTGGCAGAACGACGAAAGCGTGCTCGCGTCACGCCATATTCAAGCCATTGAAATAAAAGAGTAA
- a CDS encoding histidine phosphatase family protein gives MLEHLIVCRHGETVWNIERRAQGRGDSPLTEAGIGQAQALGRALAARGIEHIVSSTLGRALHTAEIVSEITGCAVSVDERLVERAFGELEGKRFEAMALDPVWTAVVRCTDPDATAPGAESLREVATRVLAALHDIRKLPYRSVAVITHGQSISSMLATLRDDHSDYAVYRHGNCGYTPLHVREGGFGIDAWNLDPLAVELAERAVVTDQK, from the coding sequence ATGCTCGAACACCTGATCGTCTGCCGCCACGGCGAAACCGTCTGGAATATCGAACGCCGCGCGCAGGGCAGGGGCGATAGCCCGCTCACCGAGGCCGGAATCGGGCAGGCACAGGCACTGGGACGCGCCCTCGCGGCGCGGGGCATCGAGCACATCGTGTCTTCCACACTGGGGCGCGCCCTGCACACCGCTGAAATCGTCTCTGAGATCACCGGTTGTGCGGTATCGGTCGATGAACGCCTCGTGGAGCGCGCCTTCGGCGAACTCGAGGGCAAGCGCTTCGAGGCCATGGCGCTCGATCCGGTATGGACCGCCGTCGTGCGTTGCACCGATCCGGATGCGACCGCCCCCGGTGCGGAATCGTTGCGCGAGGTCGCCACGCGTGTCCTGGCGGCACTGCACGACATCCGTAAGCTCCCGTACCGCAGCGTGGCCGTGATCACCCATGGCCAGTCGATCTCGTCGATGCTCGCTACGCTGCGCGACGACCACAGCGACTATGCCGTGTACCGCCACGGTAACTGCGGCTACACGCCCCTCCACGTGCGCGAGGGGGGCTTTGGCATCGATGCATGGAACCTGGATCCGCTCGCCGTCGAGCTCGCGGAACGCGCCGTTGTCACAGACCAGAAATAA
- a CDS encoding DksA/TraR family C4-type zinc finger protein, with translation MATGWAGDTAVQDQIDATVDDAVKRVRSHLAKGPGLERCEECDKPIPEARRKAVPGVRLCVACQEAADRDAAAFSGYNRRGSKDSQLR, from the coding sequence ATGGCTACCGGTTGGGCGGGTGACACCGCCGTTCAGGATCAGATCGACGCCACCGTCGATGACGCGGTGAAGCGCGTGCGCAGCCACCTTGCCAAGGGCCCGGGGCTGGAACGCTGCGAGGAATGCGACAAACCCATCCCCGAGGCACGCCGCAAGGCCGTGCCGGGTGTGCGGTTGTGCGTGGCGTGCCAGGAAGCGGCCGACCGCGATGCGGCCGCGTTCAGTGGCTATAACCGGCGCGGCAGCAAGGACAGCCAGTTGCGCTGA
- a CDS encoding alpha-L-fucosidase, producing the protein MNRRDFAKTLAFAASAVGSGLWPAKQVFAQAPKTMRGIAVDPAKLRDLQQAFLELRFGMFIHLNMATFEEREWGDPLLSPKLFNPKHLDPAQWAKAAKSAGMGYACLTTKHHDGFCLWPTKTGSANVMQSSYPHDVVRAYVDAFRKAGLKVCLYFSILDLRQDIRARTVTQEKIALIKAQITELLTNYGPLTALILDGWNASWSRISYEQLPYREIYDLVKSLQPDCLLTDHNAGSYPGTALYYTDIKQYEQHAGQKIPPDSPVPSQSGTTLQSDWFWKASYPTSELAPAKTIVDDWLKPFNDNHCNLILNVAPNRDGRFDDNAVARLAEIGKLWKPEGAVARIERQVTITTPNLASGKPAWASASDEAVGPDLAFDDNFRTYWLADRGKSEGWIEVRFEKPTEFNTLSVVEPRSDKDYGEASRITAYKAQVEQGGQWVDIASGSTPAAYQFHEIPRTTATRVRLWVQGRQPGITEFGLYDEPRA; encoded by the coding sequence TTGAACCGACGTGATTTCGCGAAGACGCTGGCGTTCGCCGCCAGCGCAGTGGGAAGCGGTTTGTGGCCAGCGAAGCAGGTGTTCGCGCAGGCACCGAAGACAATGCGCGGCATCGCGGTGGATCCTGCGAAGTTGCGCGACCTGCAGCAAGCCTTCCTTGAGCTGCGCTTCGGTATGTTCATCCACTTGAACATGGCCACGTTCGAGGAACGCGAATGGGGTGACCCCCTTCTCTCGCCCAAGCTCTTTAATCCGAAGCACCTTGATCCCGCACAGTGGGCGAAGGCGGCGAAATCCGCGGGCATGGGTTACGCCTGCCTCACCACGAAGCACCACGATGGCTTTTGCCTGTGGCCGACGAAGACGGGTAGTGCGAACGTCATGCAGTCGTCGTATCCGCACGATGTCGTGCGCGCTTACGTCGATGCGTTCCGCAAGGCCGGCCTGAAAGTGTGCCTGTACTTTTCGATCCTCGACCTGCGCCAGGATATCCGCGCCCGTACCGTCACGCAGGAAAAGATCGCCCTGATCAAGGCGCAGATCACCGAGTTGCTAACGAACTACGGCCCGCTCACCGCGTTGATCCTCGATGGCTGGAACGCCTCGTGGTCGCGCATCTCCTACGAGCAACTGCCGTATCGCGAGATCTACGATCTGGTGAAGTCACTGCAGCCTGATTGCCTGCTCACCGATCACAACGCGGGCAGCTACCCCGGCACCGCGCTCTACTACACCGACATCAAACAGTACGAGCAGCACGCGGGGCAGAAGATTCCACCGGATAGCCCGGTGCCGTCGCAATCGGGCACCACGTTGCAGAGTGACTGGTTCTGGAAAGCCTCGTACCCGACGTCCGAACTCGCTCCGGCAAAGACCATCGTCGACGACTGGCTGAAGCCGTTCAACGACAACCATTGCAACCTCATCCTCAACGTCGCCCCCAACCGTGATGGCCGCTTCGATGACAACGCTGTGGCGCGCCTTGCCGAGATCGGCAAGCTATGGAAGCCGGAAGGCGCCGTTGCCCGCATCGAACGCCAGGTGACCATCACGACGCCGAACCTCGCTTCAGGCAAGCCGGCCTGGGCCAGCGCAAGCGACGAAGCGGTAGGCCCCGATCTCGCCTTCGACGATAACTTCCGCACCTACTGGCTCGCCGATCGCGGCAAGAGCGAAGGCTGGATCGAAGTGCGCTTCGAGAAACCCACCGAGTTCAACACGCTCTCGGTAGTAGAGCCGCGCAGCGACAAGGATTACGGCGAAGCCAGCCGTATCACCGCCTACAAAGCCCAGGTGGAGCAGGGCGGCCAGTGGGTCGACATCGCCAGCGGTAGCACACCCGCGGCGTACCAGTTCCACGAGATCCCGCGCACCACCGCCACCCGCGTCCGCCTATGGGTGCAGGGCCGCCAGCCCGGCATCACCGAATTCGGCCTGTACGACGAGCCCCGAGCCTAA